From one Bacillus sp. FJAT-42376 genomic stretch:
- a CDS encoding SRPBCC domain-containing protein, whose amino-acid sequence MSLPDIIQTVTLKAPIQKVWEMVSTSEGIAQWFMPNDFEPREGYEFHVQSPFGPSPCKVLKIDPPAKLSFSWDTEGWIVSFILKDLGDATEFTLIHSGWKNPDDLLQKPNAKSSDIRDRMNGGWNGIVQERLKKAVEGE is encoded by the coding sequence ATGAGCCTGCCAGATATTATCCAAACAGTAACACTTAAAGCCCCTATTCAAAAGGTTTGGGAAATGGTGTCCACTTCAGAGGGGATTGCCCAATGGTTTATGCCCAACGACTTCGAACCCCGGGAGGGATACGAATTTCATGTTCAATCTCCATTCGGTCCATCTCCGTGCAAAGTTCTGAAGATTGATCCTCCCGCAAAACTCTCTTTTTCATGGGATACGGAAGGCTGGATCGTTTCATTTATTCTGAAAGATTTAGGGGATGCCACAGAGTTTACGCTCATTCACAGCGGGTGGAAAAACCCGGATGACCTCCTGCAAAAACCGAATGCAAAGAGTTCCGACATTCGCGACCGTATGAACGGCGGCTGGAACGGGATTGTTCAGGAGCGTTTGAAAAAAGCAGTTGAGGGTGAATGA
- a CDS encoding metalloregulator ArsR/SmtB family transcription factor: MTSMAEKHDVFQAIADPTRRKVLQLLSEKELPISEITSHFPISRTAIVKHLHILSEAELIKGHKSGREKIYRLHPEPLAELKDWLAYYERFWENKLSVMKHLAEKE; encoded by the coding sequence ATGACTTCAATGGCCGAGAAGCATGATGTGTTCCAGGCAATTGCAGATCCTACAAGACGGAAGGTCCTTCAATTACTCAGTGAAAAAGAGCTGCCGATCTCAGAAATCACATCCCACTTTCCAATCAGCCGGACTGCCATCGTGAAGCACCTTCACATCCTCTCTGAAGCAGAGCTTATAAAAGGACATAAGTCCGGACGGGAAAAAATTTACCGTCTGCATCCTGAACCGCTTGCTGAACTGAAAGACTGGCTCGCCTATTATGAGCGGTTCTGGGAGAATAAATTGTCTGTGATGAAGCACTTGGCTGAAAAGGAATAA